One segment of Labrus mixtus chromosome 10, fLabMix1.1, whole genome shotgun sequence DNA contains the following:
- the si:ch211-255i20.3 gene encoding transmembrane emp24 domain-containing protein 11: MGFRGVGVLLQCYLMLAAAMFFDLGEQEGKCIIEEIPEDTLVTGYFLLEPWDMKSVTSSPHLGVTVTVRDPNHEVLMTKRYGKFGKLTFTAHASGQHYLCFQSNSTRFSVFAREKLKLHLDVQMGEHTIGHSTAKTKDNMALLESSLRHLLEQMMYIIRQQEYQREKEEVFRQISEETNSKVLWWAVVQTSILLSVGFCQMKRLKDFFIAKKLV, from the exons ATGGGTTTTCGAGGTGTTGGCGTCCTCCTGCAGTGTTACCTGATGTTggcagcagccatgttttttgATCTCGGAGAGCAGGAGGGAAAATGCATCATCGAGGAGATTCCTGAAGATACATTGGTTACTG GTTATTTCTTGTTGGAGCCCTGGGATATGAAGTCGGTCACCTCCTCCCCTCACCTCGGCGTCACTGTGACAGTCAGAGACCCAAACCATGAG gTTCTGATGACCAAACGCTACGGTAAATTTGGCAAACTCACCTTCACAGCTCACGCCTCTGGTCAGCACTACCTCTGCTTCCAAAGCAACTCCACGCGGTTCTCAGTCTTTGCTAGAGAAAAGCTG AAGCTGCATTTGGACGTTCAGATGGGAGAGCACACGATTGGCCACAGCACAGCAAAAACCAAAGACAACATGGCGCTGTTGGAGAGCAGCCTCAGACACCTCTTGGAGCAGATGATGTACATCATCAGGCAGCAGGAGTACCAGAGG gaaaaggaggaggtgtTTCGTCAGATCAGCGAGGAGACCAACAGTAAAGTGCTGTGGTGGGCCGTGGTGCAGACCTCCATCCTGCTGTCAGTCGGTTTCTGCCAAATGAAACGACTCAAAGACTTCTTCATTGCCAAGAAGTTGGTGTGA
- the spon2b gene encoding spondin-2b, whose amino-acid sequence MEDINRRKRTWSLAVFLPDSHIHRSPLPFSSPPALLSTHLLQPLTHPEPRAKSTSSFRYFILSMNATRNILSLSEALYHLLLMVLTLGRGGRSMPVPTDIPMCTASETAQYRLTFTGKWSQAAFPKQYPVYRPPAQWSNLIGVTHSSDYHIWQRNEFASNGVREFAEKGEAWTILKEVEAAGERIQSVYGILSAPAVVGGLGQMNTEFEVFARHSYLSFVVRLVPSPDWFVGVDSLDLCDGDHWKENMSLELFPYDAGTDSGFTFSSPNFETIPQDKITQITSSFPSHPANSFFYPRLKHLPPIAKVTLTKIKKTNQIISLPVEPTQSDLLLTGNEIEDSPINTPLDCEVSVWSPWGLCKGKCGDSGVQHRTRYVLMHPANSGVVCPLLEEERKCFPDNCL is encoded by the exons ATGGAGGACATAAATAGGCGAAAGAGGACTTGGAGCCTTGCAGTCTTTCTTCCAGACAGCCACATCCAtcgctctcctctccccttctcttcACCTCCAGCCCTCCTCTCCACTCATCTGCTGCAACCTCTCACTCATCCGGAACCCCGAGCAAAATCA ACCTCCTCCTTCAGGTACTTCATCCTCAGCATGAACGCCACAAGAaacatcctctccctctccgaGGCGCTCTACCACCTGCTCCTCATGGTGCTGACACTGGGCCGAGGCGGTCGTTCGATGCCGGTTCCCACTGACATTCCCATGTGCACGGCGTCCGAAACCGCCCAATACAGGCTCACGTTTACCGGCAAGTGGAGCCAAGCTGCTTTCCCCAAACAGTATCCAGTCTACCGGCCCCCTGCACAGTGGTCAAACCTCATTG GGGTGACTCACAGCTCTGATTACCACATCTGGCAGCGTAATGAGTTTGCCAGCAATGGAGTGAGGGAGTTCGCTGAGAAAGGCGAGGCCTGGACCATCTTGAAGGAAGTCGAGGCGGCCGGCGAACGCATCCAGAGCGTTTATGGGATCCTGTCGGCTCCTGCTGTTGTGGGAGGCTTAGGCCAGATGAACACTGAGTTCGAGGTCTTCGCCAGGCACTCCTAT TTGTCGTTTGTCGTGCGCCTCGTTCCAAGCCCGGACTGGTTTGTGGGTGTGGACTCTCTTGACCTGTGTGACGGCGACCACTGGAAAGAGAATATGTCCCTGGAGCTTTTCCCTTATGATGCAGGAACTGACAGCGGATTCACGTTTTCTTCTCCCAACTTTGAGACCATCCCACAGGACAAAATCACACAG ATCACGTCTTCCTTCCCTAGCCACCCTGCCAACTCCTTCTTCTACCCCCGCCTGAAGCACCTACCTCCCATCGCCAAGGTAACGCTGACCAAGATAAAGAAGACCAATCAGATCATCAGCCTGCCCGTGGAGCCGACCCAGTCCGACCTATTGCTGACGGGAAACGAGATTGAAGACTCGCCAATAA ATACGCCTCTGGACTGCGAGGTGTCCGTGTGGTCCCCGTGGGGCTTGTGCAAGGGCAAGTGTGGAGACTCAGGCGTGCAGCACCGCACACGCTACGTCCTCATGCACCCGGCCAACAGCGGAGTggtctgccccctgctggaggaggagaggaagtgctTCCCCGACAACTGTTTATGA